GTGGAAACTATGAATGAATAGAAGTTctaaaagttgttttttttaaaaaaaagaaaatctcacaTACACGGAAGATATCGTACCATCATGCAACATTTTAAAATCGAACTCAACTTTGTGTTGATGAGATATCAATAAATAGGAGAAGAAAAGGCAAACTAAGATTACTGTTGTCTTTGTTTGTCAATTCCATTTCTCATAGATGATGTTGATTCTGATTTTATGACTAGCTATCTAAATTAAATTGCATTCCCTATATGTGTgaggttttttttattatttccttTAAATTTTACATAGCGGCTTTATGATTTCCACTTAGACAGCGATGGCTGGTGAACTTATTCTAGCCTACAAAATAAGACATTGCcattagtgtatgattaattatgGATAAACTACTATGAATATTTAAAAagatttatttaattattttaaataaacgtttatacataaaattttttgcACGAAATGCttcatttagtagtttggaaatCGTGCGCTGGGCAATACTCCATGCTTCCTCTTCATCCACCTCCGACTACTATGGTGTGCTAGTGCAACAGGGCTATGGGCAACCTCCTTCCTACTCCACCGGCTAGCACCATCCCCCGTCTCCATGCGTCGCTTTCCATCCGTGTATTGTGCAGCTCATCGTGTAGTCTCACACACTACTATAGAAAACACCTTTGGTGTCGGTTGGGAACCGGCCATAGGTGCCTGATTTCCCAACCAGCAACTAGTAGGTGGCACCGATGACTTCGGTTACAGGTGTCGGTTGTAGAACCGATACATGTAATAATACATAGGTACTTGTTTTAGCCAAGAACCGGCACCCAGTAGGAAAacgaggcaaaaaaaaaatgctcggctcggcttgattccagtcgagcagagcagaggtTCTAATCAAACTCAAACAAAATAAACCAAATCAAATGAGCTCAAAATCAACCTTGAAGTTGGCGTGGATGCTGCCGACCTTGGCAGTGGCGAGGAGGTTGGCGGGGAAGAAGGTGATGAAGGATGGTGGAGCTGACGAGGCCATgctggccggcgacgaagaCCTTGGCCGTGGGGAGCCAACTGTCTTCCCTCCTGCTAGATCTAGCAGAGGTGAGGGAGCTACCACCACCACTGTCGGGTAGGGagctcgccgcctcccctcctgccggaTCTGGCGAAGGAGAGGGTGTCGCCGCCGTAGCCGTTGCCTGGATCCGGCATGGAAGAGAGTGCAAGATGGGAGAGAGATGGACTGAATAAGAAGAGGGTAAGATAATGACGACTCTTCTCCCCCGCTCCTCGTGCTCGGCTCGGCTCCATCGGAAAGTAtcccttttttattttataaaaccgGCACTTTTATTTCAAGTATAGATGCTGGTTCTCTGATAGGAGCCATAGATGCTGGTTCCTATTAAAAATCGGCACCTATCTCTTCGTTAAGGTGTCGGTTCTATCGGATAGTGTCCCGCGGGTGCGCATGTGGGTGGGAAAAGCACTATAGGTATTGATTTTAGCTATTTTGGtacgacttttttttttgtgcatttCTATATTAGTGTCAGGCCCACTGGATCTGCCACGCCGAACTCGAGACAATGGATCTGGGGCCACCGAGATTGTGAGGGGAGGAGGCTAGAGCAAGGGACTACCCAGGTGAAGCGTGGTCGAGGTTGCGACCTTGGGAACTGTTGTTCAACCTCTAAGGGGAGTGGTGTGCATGGATATTGACCTCGATGGACGATGACAGTTGCGACCTTGTTTTCTCAATGTTGCAGTTGGGGTTTCTTTTGATGTTTCACGTAATGACTTTTTAGGTTGTAACCAGTACTTGCTCAATGTTGCAACTGTTTAAATTGAACATTTTTCATCGAGCGATGAAACATCCatccaaaataattttttggaACATTTTTCACCGAATGAGATGAAAAATTGACAAGTATTGAAACACCGTATGATGTTTTGCATCCCATCGATCGGACCTCTGGGCCGAGTCATACTATGTACAATTATATATTATTGATACCTAAATAAGAAAATGACTCGGACATGTCCCCTGGTTTGTTGCTCTTGCTCCGCCTGCAATGCTTTGCGCAAAAACTAATCAGCGAGGGGAGAGGCCTCTCAATATTGTCTTATTGCGCGACACTGCTTAGATTCGTTCGATCACGCACGCCGCGTCATAGCATGCGTCATAGCGGTTTGATCGTCACACGCAtgcccttttttttctattagacatgcatgtctttttcctcttcttataaagttttgtcttaaattacttatccgatctacaatccgattagACCATtatgttcgttacaattaaatcatcacaacaagatcttccatgattatattatgacgaaaaaatatttatatttgtaaattactttattatatacgtaagttacttttatcatatatttcaattacttttagatttgattaaattacttcttacaCATTCATAATGATTTGagttgattatttttattattgtttttagtcaattctataatttatgaacttcaaatttaatttttagatagaCCAAATTTTTCtccctacaacgaatttaaTTATAATGTTGCAACAATTTACTTCCATTTGTGCTAAGATACTTTTATGATTTGTGTAAATTACTTCTAgaatttattgaatttactttcataaaTATATTTACTTGAAAATCTTCTCTAAACTTTGCTTGTGAATTTACTCCACATAGTTTCTTATTTCAACTAAGTCATAATGTAAttacttttcatgctatagagagttacttctattgcatagctaagttacttctataatttaaataaattacttttaaattaataaaatattttaaatatattcaaCATGGATCTTattttgtcacatattttgagCAGAGAATAATGATGCAAatagatattaaaaataatatgttatttaaaagatataagtcATTAAAGAGGTTAAAAACGAAATATaccattgtatttttttaagctAAAGAGATATTTATACGTGTAAAAAGCGGTCGCTGATTTAATAAACCAGCGACCGGCCGCTCCCTAGTAGCGTCCAATGCTTTGTAGGATCAATGCGCTTGGCTCGAGTTGTCGATCCAACTTCGGATAGTAAGCCGATCGGACTTATATATGCTAGTTTCAGCATATGATGCTAATTAACAACATCGGGGGGATTCGAAGAAAAGGAAGCTTTGGACGGATACTCTAGATGAATTATAGGAAGATTGAGGGAACTGAGAGTTAACCTGCTGCCATAGTCTAGTTTCATTTTGCTTTATTTGATTAATTTCGTCGTAAATTCTCAGTTTGCTACTCTGTTTGGACCAAATTACAACTTCTAGTAGTGTTTAAATTTTGTTTCGAAATATAGCTTTTCTTAAATTGAAAGTGATGTTTATCTTTGGTGATTATAAGCTAGCTATTTCAAAATATTCCTCATCATCACAACCCTCACCCAGCTCCCACCAATCAGCCTCATCGGTTGGCCTGATAATTAAACCAAAACCATTAATTATTTggttaattttaagatattttcaacgtagtttgtttttcagcattggcttttaaggtGTTAACAacccatatataaaaattttacatgtaaattattttttattttctaataaatcaAAATAACTGATCGGGAAATATGGTAGACCCCTTCATTACATGTACAAGTACAGCCTTATGCACGTGGCTTTGATATATAGTATGATCCGAACAAGTATATTCTCTGGCCACACTCTGCCACTAGGCATGTCTGTCGCGTTCTAATTTAAGCAGATTCGCATGCAACTCTCTGGCCATTAGTATATATACttaattatatgtatagatattAGTATTAGTCTTGTACATACATATGGGCGTATGGCCAGTACTTTGAATTGGCATTTGTTGGGGTAAGTCGATGATCGAACCACCTTATAAAAAGTGGATGTCTGGCTGCGCACAAGCATGTAATGTAATCACAGCTCAGCTGCATTGCGCTCGTGAAGCGAGCCTATACGTACGTAATTCCTTCCTTCTTCCCTTTGAATGGCGCAACGCAACGACCACCAAGCTGCTGCGGCTAGCTGCAGCCGACCGGCCGGCGGTGGATCGGCCaggtcgtcgacgccgccgtcgtacgCCACGAATGGCGCCACACCGGCTGCAGGAGCGATGGACATCGAGGCGCCGAACAgcgaggtggcggccggcgggaggcggccaGCTGCTGATCATTGGCGCTCCGCGATGGACGCGCTGATCTGCAATTGCCTGCGCCCACCGCCGCAACCCTCTCCGGCAGGTAATACTTCGATCTCAGCACCAAGGgattttagagcaagtttacaTATAGCTAACTATTGTATATATATTAGCTCAGACTAAAACAACAtatgaaattggaacgatatgacaaaaatgttagaagtttatgtgtgtagaaaagttttaatgtgatggaaaagttggaagtttgaagaaaaagtttggaactaaacaatggCATACTATataatatagattaattataagGTTGACTCTATTTTTTCTGAACTCTGTTTTTCTCTCACACTATGAATTTAATGTAATTGTTTTACATCAAGTGGATAACTAACTCTTGCGTGAGAGCCAACATTTCttatctttctctctctttcacaTAATaagtttatagttggcttatagttTAGCTACCATATGTATGCACGCTCTTATGCACTGGCAAGGCCCAGAAGATGAGCCCGGACAAATTTAACTTATTATGTTAAGTATTCGCTAGGAAAAATTAGATTTTCAGTTCTTATATTAACATTAAATTGAATTCCAGGGATTGGCTATATTAtgattcctttattttttttattgaaaccaATCACAATTTTTAcattacaaaaaaaatatatacatccaCACGGTAAATTTAATACCTACGCTTCAAATTTTCTTCTACACACTGCAAAGGAGAATTaagataaaaataattaattaccttTTAAGAAAAGAGATACAGATAGAAACATACTTACATATGAGAGAGAGATATAGAGGGTACCTGTCACATGGGAAAAAGAcactgaaataaaaaaaaaagaaaacagcaaTGGATGTAAAATCCCAACCCCCATATATACAACGGAAGAAGTACATAACATCCTATAGATATTACTAGGGAACAtcatataggtgccggttcaagAACATGCACCTATAAGGTtccaagaataaaaaaaaagccggTCCGATGCATCCCTGCGTCACCCCCAAAATCAATCCCCAACCAAGAACAACAGACTCATAATAATTACATCTCACGTAATTAACATCCAAGAATAATGTCGCCGCCCTTGAGATCGATTAACAACAGAGAATCATCATCGTCCAAGAACATTTAAGAACAAAACTCATAAAAAACATACATAGATTAACAATAGACGGGTACATAGGAGAGAGGGCCGCTGTTGTAGTTGCTCATCATAGTCGTCTGCCCACCACCATCGAGGCCAGATCTAGCCACCCTCAAGCTCATGTTGGCCTTATCTGGTAGCCCTCAAGCTCATGGTGGTTAGATCTTGCCATCCTCAAGCTCATGGCGGACGACTGGCCCATGGAAAAGTTGAAGCTGGCTGACCAGCAGGGAACTCCATGCTATGAGGAGGGTGTTGGTGTTCAAATCTGGTGAAGGCAGATGGCGTCCGCCCATTCACCACAGTTGATGCCCAGTCGAGGTTGCTGCTTGCCAactggggagagaggaggcggtggcCACGCGCTGCTCACTAGCTAGGTAGAGAGGAGGCGACAGTTGCAGGTGGTTGGCTAGGGAGAGAGGTGTCGGCAGCAAAGATGCTCACTGGGGAGAGAAGTGAGAAATGTCTTGCGGGAGAGAGGCGGAAGTGAAGAGAGTATAAGGAAGGAGACGAAGACATGAAGGACAAGATCGAGTAGTGAGAATATAAAACAATGGCGTGCTCGTTACAGTTCTCGGCTTCCCTCAGCTCCAAACTAAGCGGTGctggtttattaaaaaaaccgtTACAAATATTTATCTATACTGGTTTTCCAATAAAGCAACACCTATGAGAAGATATAAGTGTTGATTTTAAGCAAACCGACACATATGAAGTCAGTCCTTATATGGTGTTTTGTAGTGATAGGTTCCACACCCACGTCACAAATGGTATGAGGACTCTAATAGTTGCATTGAGTTCTTGCAAAACGAGTCATTAACATGCGATGTTTATGAGTACAAACTAGTTGATATCCCGCACTTTGTTGCAGGATATGTTAATAAATGTATGTTATACATTATGAAAACAATAcatgtatatgtttaaatagTCTAAAAATAATGTAGAGATAATGATTTGATattgcttgcatattgagttctaaaTGCAATAAAATTATAAATGGTATGTCATGTTtacatgatatttaaaatactctagttAATAATTGCTAGTATATGATAATGTGGCAAATTtgcatgtgatttaaaatactGCAGATAATTGCTAGTGAGTGATAATATGACACATTTGtcaactatatatatagtatagatTAAATTGCAGAATATTTTAAGTTGTTACAATCTTTGTTACATGCCCGAAAAATGCAACCGACATGCAGATACAAGTGACAACGAGATACAAGTGACGCCGGTAAAAGTGACCATTTGTTCTGAAGGAGGCGATAACTACAGATGCCGTCTTTTCGGTGTCCCCGAGCATATCAGCAGAACAGACAGAGCAGAGCACGAGCCGAGCTACATTTCCATCGGACCCTATCACTGTCGTAGAGAGGGGCTGCATGTCAGGTCGAACCAGTGGAAAAGGGATTGCAAGAAACATGTGATTGACCGCTTGGAATCTCCAAAAGGGGAGGCTAGCTTACTTGAAGCGATGAAGGAGATTGAAGGTGAAGTGAGGAAGTACTACGATGAAATAATCTCGTCCCATGTCCTCCACGAAAGCGGCATAACTTTCCGTGAAATGATGGTGAATGACGGATGCTTCCTACTAATCACCCTACAAGGTTTGCAAGTGCCAGGCACAGATGGGATCGTGTGGGATAACCAGTTGTGGTGGCATGACATCTTCCTCTACGGAAACCAGCTCCCCTTCGTTGTTTTGAGGAAAATCTACCAGCAGCTTAACCTCCCGGCCGATATTGAAAACGGCCAAGAAGACTGTCCCCTAGGGAGGATCAGCAAGGTCATCGAGTCTGGGCTGACAAGCTACACCAATAGGACGGTGAGCAACCCAGGCAACGCCGACCATATCCTGCACCTGTGCCACGAGCTGCTCAAGCCAACTAGCTCGGCGgaaatgccgccgccgccggccagcgaTAACCAGCAGGTGCGTGTGTGGCGCCGGGCAACGGAGTACAGCGAGCTGCTGGTGGAGTTCAAGAAGAGAGAATTCGGCAGCGAGCCCGGCGACGCGCAGTGCATCTCGGACGTTAGGATCGTCGGCCGTGTGGTGGAGATACCCAAGCTGGAGCTGCAGCCGGAGACGTGGAGGCTGCTCCGGAACCTGATGCTGCTGGAGGAGACGAACAAGCAGCTCGGCGGCCATGTCACCGCTTACTGCACCTTCATATCGCAGCTGGCCTCCACCCCCGCGGACGTCGGCCTGCTCACGAAGAAGGGCATCCTCGTGCACTTGGAGAATAGCGACGAGATGGCCGCCAAGAAGCTAAGCATGCTGTGCGAGCAGATCGATTATGCTACGGAGGACTACCTGATCAAGTCAGTGTGGTACAAGCTGGATAGCCACTgcagcagcaggtggtggcTTTGGCGGGCGAAGCTGCGCCGCTACAGGGACTGGAATAACCCGCTCGTTTGGCTGGGCGTCCTTGCTGCCTTCGTCTTGTTCCTGTGCGCCATATTACAAGCAGCCTACAGCATGTTAGCCTATTACAAGCAGGGTTCACAATCTCGGAGTACTTAATTTTGCCAAAAATTTCTGGGTTTACGATTTAAATTAGTCAGTTTTCCAAAAAAGTTCAGGTTTTGAGCTTTTAGAGTTCACATTACCATATCCAATTATTTTATATCTTCAGTTCTGCTGTCGTGATTGGTCAATTGATTCCTTGGATTTGGATATGATACATTATGGTCTTGTTTGTTTGGTTCTCTCAAAGGTTGCCACGCCAACTTTTAGTTGTTTACGGGCGCTTGGACCCAGTTATTGTACGCTCAATTTCTTGCCAAACATTATCAGTCTTATCACTAACAAAATTGCTAGCTATATATACTTTGTGTTGTGGGCTTGTGGCATGTCACACTTTTCACAAAGTGCGCTGTTGCAAGTTTACTCACCAGCCAATTAAATTGCCCCCGTATGAATGGACGATCTCAATGTTATTATAGTAAGTCAAAATTAACTCACAACAATTACCGTGTTTGTTACTGTTTGGTAGTCCTTGCAAATCGCTTACATGCCGCGACGGTGTTTTGCACCATGGTTTGTTTAGGCACCGTCCTCAAgggcgactcgcgcggcgaccagCCTCGACAGCAGCCCGCCGCCCTTCCCCCTCCTCGTCCCTCAGCGTTGCCGTAGCCCGCGGAGTCAATGGCAGcagagccggcggcggcagaggtagGGGGTCGAGTTGCTGGCGGCTTGATGGCCAGATCGTTCCGTTTTCTCCTGGCCGGATCTGGAGAGGCCGACGCCTTCGGCTGGGTTTTCAAGGCGAGCGCACTAGTACATATCCTCTCATCTGTGACAGGGGAACACTTCTTGGGCCGTCAGAACGAAGTCATCTTAACGGGGTCTAAAATTACATCGTTGTAGATGTACTCGTACAGATATAATCGAGGCCCCAGTACATGTAGCCCGTTACCGAtgacactcatctgtgacgggctcacagttaggcccgattgagatgacctccactatctcaatcgggcccacCTACTGAGCCCGTCAGTGATGAAGCACATCAGTGACGGGCCCCAAAGAAGGCCTGATTGAGATGACTTTAAcacccgtcaccgatgactcatCGGTGTCGGGCTTTTATTTATACTCGTTAGAGATAACTGTGCGTCCGTTAGAGATGTCGTTTCTTAggtccgattgagatatattTTTGCACATTGTAAATACTCCACCCGACTGTTATCTGAAGttatcccactgttcactattttggtgggaggttgAAGGGGGCgaatttttgcctttttttccaAAGAAAATCAGGAAAAATCATAAAAGTATGTAAAAAGGTACTGATAATTTCTTATTAATTGAGTAGTATGTAAActaatattttgttcattttttcGGCGATGAATCGAAGTTGAATGTATATGACTACTTCGAAGTGTCAGCGTAATGAGTATAGAGATGGCGTATTAAGTTTTATGAATGCCGCGGAGGAGAATAGGAGAAGAAGAAACAACAAATACATATGTTGTCCACGTATGGATTGCAAAAATGAGACTATGTTTGAAACATGAGTGGACGTACACGCTCACTTGATACGACGGGGATTAATGAAGGGATACAtatgttgggtgaagcatggagagtaAGAATTGGGAAGTGATGGTGCAGTTACAGATGGAAGTGGTGCAGACAATCATGAAGAAGgagatgaagatgagcatgacatgtttgtaccatctccattgggcggtgaaatggttgatgtagATCCTGATCTACTGCAAGAtatgttacgtgacgttgatGATCCAGCTCTGAACGAGAGAGATTCCATGAAAATCAGCAGGTTGGTCAGTGACTCGGAGACAACTTTGTTATAGATCTtaatgagttatacaattttgttgttgatgactttttcagttgaaatcatttcgtatttgaaaatgttgtttgaagttgtcatatttttaaatttaaattcaaactgttaaaaaaaCGTTATATAGAaaatgaccaaaaaaaaaagttataaatcttggtaagttatacaactttgttgttggtaatttttccatttgaaattatttagtatttaaaaatattgtttgaagttgtcatattttcaaattaaatTCAAACCGTTAAAAGAAGTTATatggaaaaatgaccaaaataaaagttgtaaatctttataagttatacaactttgttgttgaccattttttcatttaaaatcatttactacccgaaaaaatatttgaatttcttatattttaaaatacaaattttctatagttcaatcaaactcggatggagaaatgaccaaaataaaattggtagatttcaatgagttctacaactttgtttttgacaccattttcatatgagttcatttagtatcataaaattcaattcGAAAGTCATTTTTTCTCATTTACCTCCTTCTCATGATAATActtgctaaatatatatttgatccaattaactcggtcttgctggtgaaatatgtgatcaaaatggatgttatgtgaatgttgttgtgttaaatatattgatggttgtgtatgtgaatgaatCTATATGAATAGTGCTAAGGTGTGACATCTTggcccagggcttaataggattaatagaatactcgtACCAACAAATTACAATTTCTTTCTCGGAAGCCAATATCCAAAGAaaatttcgggatgggtgactgaccgggaaattcttcacAATTTCGGGAGGGTACGCccaatgggcgatcgatcgccgtgGGGATGGGGTAGCGATCTCTCcccacctcccccctccctccctccacctggttttcttttttggcaccgcattactttcctattttagtaaatttatacacctaaagtttatacacctcaagtttacatatctaaagtttagagaccaaaagtttataagtcaaaagtttatatacccgtttcaaatttgaatttgaattatatccgattcaaatttgaatttgaattatatctgattcaaattttaatttcaattcaaatattttctatatatagtgtTTCTAtagatataaagtttatacacctaaagtttatagatccaaagtttataagtcaaaagtttacatacccgattcaaatttgaatttgaattatatctgattcaaatttgaatttgaattcaaataattcaaatattttatatatatagtatttctatacatctaaagtttatacacctaaagtttatagatccaaagtttataagtcaaaagtttacatacccgattcaaatttgaatttgaattcaaatattttatatatagtatttctatacataaatttttctaacttttgttttttaaaaaaatttgtgtggtgtactgtagtagaaagacaaaaaaggggaggaggaaaggggagaagagggaggagtacaTCTAGTAGTATAGGGGAGAgggtgggcgggtgatcgctgggcgggcgggggagcgatcacccgcccattagcattTCCGATTTCGGGATGGGAGACCGACCGGAAAATTCTTTTCGGGTGCACACGAGTCCAGATGGGTGACTGACCGGGAAGGCACACGAGTGAGGGCAAAGGCTTGAggctaacaaaaaaaacaatttttttttagattatactcatccgtgacgggcctagGGGCTATAATCTAGGTCCTTTAGAGATGCGAGTTATCCGTGACGGGATATAATCTAGGCCtgttagagatgagagtcatctgtgacgggcttttgcgttagcccgattgagatgtatCGTCTGTGACGGCCGGATGCCCgtttgagatattttctcacATCACTGATCTTTGCTTAGTAATGATTGCCCTGTCTGAAAGAGATGATGCTTtaagtttgttagagataaccGATTCCGTTTTAGTAACAAATGTGGTCGTGGGAGGACGAGCTGCTCAATTGACGAATAGGAGCTGCAAGAGGGCGCCCTGACATGCGGAAAATGAGTAAGGCATGGACACGGTGGTGGTATTACCTAGCAGGGCTTCTAATAAAATTATGGCGATGAGAAGTACTAATTTCGCTAGGCGCTGACCATAACAAACAAGTGAGACAACACGGACTGATGACTTGATAGGTGACAACTGACAAATGAGCAGGGAGGCGGTGGTTTCACGAGTGAGCCGAGGGACAACGAAAACGTAAAGTAGCGACTACAAGCCTACATCGTCTATAAACTATAAAATGGAACACCAACGATGACAAAAATAATGATGAGAGTCAACGAATGTCACACCCTTTTTTTACCAGggaatgaaaaaatatttaataatttatttctATAATTTATAATGAATGTTTAGTCAAATAACTAGCAAAGTTAATGTGGGGTATAAAATTTTCCTTCAATAAATTATGGCTGAAAATATTTTATAGATTCAATAATATCTCATGCCGGCGTAGGTAAGGCCCATCAGGCTGACCTCCTCCTCAATCCAATAGTGGTGAGGTGCCCCTTCATCGTCGTCTACCCCATCGCCAACGGCTTCCTGGCGCCacatccaccaccaccggctgTTGTCTTCTAAACACACACTCACTTTAACCCCACTGCCCATGACGGCCTATCACCTTCATCCAGGTAGCCCACCTATGTCCACTGTCCACCACCATGCTGCTGCCTCTCACATCCATCCCTCTAAGCTCGGTGGTGTCGCCCTTCGTCCCCTCCTTCCAATCCAACCCAggaccctaaaccctaactccATTGCCATTCGTCAGGGTTTTCAGAACTGGAGGAGAAGGACCATGGGGTTGCCAGAGCAACAATCACAAACAAATCCTAAGGTTAGAAATATACGAGAAATTCCTCAAAAATTTCAGTCAGTTGTGATTTAGCAATTCCCTTTATTGTATAACTACCAAGTCATAGAGTACTATTAAACAACCTAAATGAACCATTAGGCTGCAGATTCAGAACCACGACAATCTCATGTCTCTAACACATGTTTCTATTATAGACTTGATGACATTTCCCCATATGTAAGATCATGAAAACATGAAACATCATCATTGGCACATATCTGTTTTGATAATTTGATCATATTCTTCTGACATAATATACAATCATAAATCATGTTGAGATAAAATCATATCAAATAAAGCGTAAAAGAATGAAATAAcacatattttttcaaaaaagcaTAAGCATAGTTCCTGATACAACATCGGCAATATTACCAAAAGGGAATCACCATTATTACATCACTACATAGGTTTACACCACATAGGGCTGAGAAACCAAATAGTTCAACAAAAGTGCAAgtgcggaggaagaagaaataaacCATAGTGGCTCAGTGTCATGAACAAACTAATCCCACAAACAATTGACCAGGTTGAGTCCGAGCAAGCTTAAGAATCACCATCAAATTCTCCATGTCCGGGTGTAACACTTGTCGTCAGCATAATTAGCGTTGAACATTACTTCTGAAAAGAACACTAAGCAaggtaaatataaatataaatataaatatataaatatatataggacaTGTCTATTCTACACATCCCCCTTAGAacaactattctacaccccccctCCCACCTCCCAGGCCCAGCTCATCCCGTCGCT
Above is a window of Oryza sativa Japonica Group chromosome 10, ASM3414082v1 DNA encoding:
- the LOC107278252 gene encoding putative UPF0481 protein At3g02645, whose translation is MLPTLAVARRLAGKKVMKDGGADEAMLAGDEDLGRGEPTVFPPARSSRDTSDNEIQVTPVKVTICSEGGDNYRCRLFGVPEHISRTDRAEHEPSYISIGPYHCRREGLHVRSNQWKRDCKKHVIDRLESPKGEASLLEAMKEIEGEVRKYYDEIISSHVLHESGITFREMMVNDGCFLLITLQGLQVPGTDGIVWDNQLWWHDIFLYGNQLPFVVLRKIYQQLNLPADIENGQEDCPLGRISKVIESGLTSYTNRTVSNPGNADHILHLCHELLKPTSSAEMPPPPASDNQQVRVWRRATEYSELLVEFKKREFGSEPGDAQCISDVRIVGRVVEIPKLELQPETWRLLRNLMLLEETNKQLGGHVTAYCTFISQLASTPADVGLLTKKGILVHLENSDEMAAKKLSMLCEQIDYATEDYLIKSVWYKLDSHCSSRWWLWRAKLRRYRDWNNPLVWLGVLAAFVLFLCAILQAAYSMLAYYKQGSQSRST